TTCGAACCTTCGACCAACGGATTAAAAGTCCGCTGCTCTACCGACTGAGCTAACGACCCGTTCGTTATTTCGGGTTGCATAATACTTGTGTTTTTCTACTTTGGCAACCCTTTTATTTAATTTTCTTATTGATAGCTTACTATTTAAACGTTTTAGCCTAAAGTCGCTAATTTATTGTTAGTTGCTGATATAATTGATTTCTCTTTTGGATATTGGATAATCACTTGTTCAAAAACAGCTTTAGCTTTTGCTTTTTCACCTTTATCTAATAAAATCACGCCAATCTTATATAAACTATCTGCTGCTTTTGCTGATTTAGGATAATCTTTTACAACTACAGCAAAATAGAAAGATGCATCATCTTTTCTACCCTGTTTATAGCACAGTTGTCCTAACCAGTAATTGACATTAGCACGATAGGATGATTTTGGATAATCTTTTAGGAACTGTTGAAATGCTGTAATTGCAGCTTTGGATTCTTTACCGTCAATGACAAATTTAATAATAAAATTATAATCTGTTTTTTCATCTCCTGACGGTGT
Above is a genomic segment from Frischella perrara containing:
- the ybgF gene encoding tol-pal system protein YbgF translates to MFKKFASLSILFFSFHSCANSQMDRVVQAHGQLLTEYQQQITELQTEVDQLRGQLEQTTYLLNQTIERQKIILQQLANNSSPNNTTRTSASTVKSVPTSLANWTPSGDEKTDYNFIIKFVIDGKESKAAITAFQQFLKDYPKSSYRANVNYWLGQLCYKQGRKDDASFYFAVVVKDYPKSAKAADSLYKIGVILLDKGEKAKAKAVFEQVIIQYPKEKSIISATNNKLATLG